The nucleotide window GACTACGCGGCGCGGATCGAGCCGTCCGGTTCCGGCGTGCTCGGCGAGGCCCGCACGGCAAGCGCGACGATGCTCGACGACCTCAAGCAGCGGCTCGGCCTGGCCAAGGGCGTCATGGACTTCATGGTCACGCCGTTCGTGGTCACGGATCTCGAGGAAAACTTCATCTTCGGCAACCAGCGGCTGATCGAGATGCTTCAGCACACGGGAAAGCCCGAGGACTACTACGGTCAGAACGTGGCCGTCTTCTTCTACGGCGAGAAGCGCGACACGGTGCTCGGCGTGGCCATGCGCGAGAAGCGCTCCATCAGCAAGGAAGTGGTCTTCACGGGCCGCAAGGGGCGCAAGCTCCACATCAACATCGACGCCTCGCCGCTCTACGATCTCGAGGGCAGGATGATCGCGGCCCTGTGCGTGTACACCGACCTCTCCGACGTGCGCATGTCCGAGGCCAAGCTGACCCGCCAGGGCGAGAAGATCGCCGAGGCGGTGCGCCAGATCGACACGGTCTCGCAGAAGCTCTTCGGCACGGCCTCCGAACTCACCGCACAGGTGCACGAGGTCAACCAGAACTCCTGTCGCCAGGCGGAACGGGCCATGGAGACGGCGCGCGCCATGGGCGAAATGAACTCCGCCGTGCTCGAGATCGCGCGCAGCGCGAGCGACGCCGCGTCCGAGGCCGACATGGCCAAGACCAAGGCCTACGAGGGAGCCGAGGTGGTGGAGAAGGCGGTGCACGCCATCGCCGAGGTCTCCAGGCTCTCGGCCGAGCTCAAGCAGAACCTGGACGGCCTGGGCAGACGGGCCGAGGCCATCGGCCGGATCATGGACGTCATCTCGGACATCGCCGACCAGACCAACCTGCTTGCCCTGAACGCCGCCATCGAGGCGGCGCGCGCCGGAGATGCGGGCCGGGGCTTCGCGGTCGTGGCCGACGAGGTCAGGAAGCTGGCGGAAAAGA belongs to Desulfovibrio sp. X2 and includes:
- a CDS encoding methyl-accepting chemotaxis protein, which translates into the protein MSIESFRALALVLTLLFAALLAILPTLTTSAAVAGGAAVLCAVLLGGVILVFSSRLIATLRADAETARRIHAGDYAARIEPSGSGVLGEARTASATMLDDLKQRLGLAKGVMDFMVTPFVVTDLEENFIFGNQRLIEMLQHTGKPEDYYGQNVAVFFYGEKRDTVLGVAMREKRSISKEVVFTGRKGRKLHINIDASPLYDLEGRMIAALCVYTDLSDVRMSEAKLTRQGEKIAEAVRQIDTVSQKLFGTASELTAQVHEVNQNSCRQAERAMETARAMGEMNSAVLEIARSASDAASEADMAKTKAYEGAEVVEKAVHAIAEVSRLSAELKQNLDGLGRRAEAIGRIMDVISDIADQTNLLALNAAIEAARAGDAGRGFAVVADEVRKLAEKTMNATKEVGDSILAIQQDTRANVEGMDKAAQAVELSSQLAGESGSALKEIVSLVLQTTDRIRAIAAASEQQSASSEQINVSVEAVRRSCDETSQEMGRATTAVTEINSLAQTLRGVVQETLS